The genomic stretch TTAGTCACTAGAATGACTATTGAAAGCATGTGGCCTTCATCTACATAGCCATATCCCTGTTCTTCTCATGGTAGGCCGTGCGTGGGTTGGTCTTACCTGGGTCGTTGTGACGATATGGTTCAGTATTATTGCCCGGAAGCAAGACTAGGATAGGCATGTTAGCTATATTTATAGCCTATTCGACCGAGAAATACTTAGATGCCTAATAGAAGGGCACTCTGTATCATCACATGAGTGGACGTCGATCATTCGGACAATTAGTGATTGATCCGATTCGTGTTCGCGTCGGTTTGCCGCGGCAATGAGAGCTCAGCTGTAGCCGCCACTGGATGCAGGTCAGTCTGGGCACATTCTCAAGAAGAGTCGAAATCACGAACAGGTAGCATCATGTGGATCTTGCCGAGGAAGGTGGTACCCATCATGGGGCACGCTGAACCCACCTTACTGGAAGTTTAGATCTACTAAAGCGAAAGGATGTCACTCCTAGTCGTATCGGAATTTGCACACAAAAGTCTTTTGAACAGATAAAATAAACATAGTGCGTCACTCTTTCCTAAATTTTGTGCCTCTGTCGTTCGCTCACAATATGAATTTAGGAATTTGGGTTTGATTGTTCGCGTATACTGCGGTAAGCTCAAGCCGCGATTCCAAAACAAAGCTGATATGATCATGACCTTCCtcatgaagaggaaaaatgGACGAAAACCGCCGTTACCCTATACAGCGTCGCCGTTGGAGTTGCTGTGGGCCGACAttctcctcgtcctccggAGTCTATGGAGTCTACCGGGAATATTACTCCCCCTGACTCCCTCGGATGAGCTATGCGAATTATATCCGTCGACAGAGAACATGGCCAACGTTGTTGCACATGTTTGCCTGGCTTTAAGCCAGGTGGCTTTCTTACTGTCGGTGCTGGGTTGTTTCTTCTTAATGGTGCCAGCACTGTGGATCTCTCTCTATGTGGCGGCCTTTGTATGGGTGAATCGAGTCATCTGCGCACTTATATTCAATAATGCGGACGAGGTTTTGGAGTCAAAAGTCCCGATCGAGGAGCGACCGGAGCATGAGCGTGAACGTTGGATCTTCATCAATGGAGTCGCGGTCGGGTAAGTTAGGGCGTTATTTCACGCAGATATATCGATCGATATCCACGTCTCTTATCTATTGGAATACAGACATTATTGGCTGCAGAATAACATAGATCGGCTTGCCTATACTTTTGGCAGGAAGATTATTGGTGTGCATAATCCGACGTACGTGGTCCCATCCTAGCAGTTCTCTGATCGCGTGCACGTTATAACGCTATTCCAGAGACGGCATTGTATTCGATGTAATCGAGTGTCTGATCCAAAGGAACTTTACCTTCGCCACTCCGGATACGAGAGATGGTTATGCCATCACCAAAGCGACCTTGCTGAATCCGAAGTATGAGAAAGTTGTCCTGATCCTGCACAGCCAGGGGGGCATTGAGGGAAGTCTCATCATCGACTGGCTCCTGGACGAGCTACCAGAGAACGTCCTTCGAAAACTTGAAGTCTATACGTTTGGGAACGCTGCGAACCACTTCAATAACCCGTACAAATCGCTTCTGGGCTCCGGAGAAACCCCCGCTAGCGACTCAACGATATCCAATCAGGATGCCTTGGTACAAGCGGAGAAAAGTGTTCTCCATATTGAGCACTATGTGAATGCTTTCGATTTTGTCTGTGTTTGGGGGGTACTGCAATTCGCCAGAGTCCCAAACCGCTATATGGGCCGAATCTTCGTCCGGTCGGGTTCTGGTCACCAGCTAAACCAGCACTATCTCAACACTATGTTCACATTAGGACCAGACCGGAGGGTCCTCGACACCAATAAATTCATGGAAATGGGGGCGAGAACGGTCGAATACGAGAAAATCCTGCCGAAACACGTCAGACACAAGAGAAATGAGGTGCTTGTCACCAATAAGCGCCCGTCAGACCGCGACAGGACTGTTCAATCTGGACTTGAAAATCAACACGAGCAAAGACCGTTGAAGGTCAAAGATCTCAGCCGGTTATGGCAGTATCGCAATGGCGGTTCGCCTGTAGATGGATGATATAAGGATGTAGATGGGAAGGTTTTGGTCCTTCTAGattctttttccattcttctttttcacCCTAGACAATCATATAGAAACAGGAGCATTCCCTATCATGATAGGAGATTCAATGTATTTTATCTGAACGCGTCGATGAGACTCCACTTGAACCAGGGATAAGCAAAGGAGGGAACCACGGAATGTTGAATGTTGGCCGATCTTGCCGAATTCCCGACGGCGATCCGAGTCAAAAAAAAGTCTTCGCTTCTGACTCGCCCCGTCGAATCTCTAATGGACCAGTCGGATTCTTCATAATTCAGCTCAAGCACCGGCCTGTGTGGAGTTAGcgtagtactccgtatgggCACGGCTCTTATCGTTCAAGACCGATAGGAAAGGCCCACAAGTCTCCCGGATTGCTACTACTGGGAGACTGAGAACGCGAAGACGCGACCTGGGTCAATTGCAACTTAGGCCAAGGCCAGTTAATGCATGTCATTTGCATGATTGTGTCGTTCTCTTCTGGTTGTGAACGCACATCATGTCGGACTTCTTCGCGGGTTTCCAGCAGGTCATCAGCCCCTCACTCTCGCAGCtcggaggggaagagggTGCCTATGATTCAGATGGTGGTCTAGTGCTGAGGTCGGTTCATATCACTCGGTCTCAGCTGGGCAATTGCTAATTGTTTTCTAGGCGACTCTGGCAATACCGGACGCAGAGAATCTCAGCGTTCGTGGCCACAGGCAACTTACATCTTGCGGTTGTCTTGTTATCGTGTGTAGTACTGCTTATTGCGATCGGTCTTCGTTATGCGGCTCGTTCCGGCAGGTCAAAATCTCGAGTTTCTGCAGAGTCACTAAATGAAGATCTGCCCATTCGGGTTTCTTTACCCTTTGCATTCTTGCATCTGGCGGCTGCAATAGCTGCTTGTTGTCTCGGCTGGATCGATGCACAACATGCAAACTGGAAACAACCGATCGCGGTGAGCTATGCGGTATTATTGGGGTTAATGCAATTCGGCTTCAAGAATGAGCGTGCTCGGGCTCACCTATATCGACATGTCAACGCAGTGACTCTTGCGATGTTCCTCTTAGCATGCGTCGAGGATCTGCTTCCGTTGTTGATTATCGGGGCAACATCTGGCCTAAGTGTGATCAGGGGTGGCCTCATAGCCTGTCTGGCTGCTGTGTTGATAGTCGCAGCTGCAACGCCCCGACCGCGGCGGTTGCTCGTTTCTGATACAGAGGCCGAGGAAACGAAAACGGTCGAAGAGCTGTCGCCTGAAGAGACCTGTTCTCTGTTCTCATACTACTGCTCGTACGAATGGCTGACATATGTGATCTTGCGAGGCTGTCGGAGGGACCTCACTATGGACGACCTCCCTCCTCTACCCTCGTACGATGAACCTTCCAAGtggctgaagaagataaagaggcAACGTCTCAAAGGTGGCAAGACATTCCGAACCCTGTGTAGGTTGCTCAAGACTGAAATCAAGGGCATGATGTGCTGGTCATCAATCAGTGCAGTTCTGGACTTTGTCGCTCCGTATTCAATGTTGCGACTGCTAGCGTACCTGGAAAACCCAGAGGATGCCATCCTTCATCCAGCCCTGTGGGTGGCCCTTCTATTTATCGGCCCAATGTCACGATCGCTCTGTTATCAGCAATACATCTTCACTGCCACTCGGCTTCTTGTTCGAGTCAATGTCTCGCTGGTACAAGAGATATACCAGACCGCAATGCGGTCGTACCTCTACGATGATTCCATCGTCGAAACTAGTACAGAAGGTCGCCCGAAGTCCTCTCGAAGCATGAGAGACTCGGCGAAAGGAGCACCAAAGTCTAGCCAAGCTAACATAACTAGTCTCATGTCGTATGATGTGGACGCCATATACAACTCACGAGACATCTTT from Aspergillus oryzae RIB40 DNA, chromosome 1 encodes the following:
- a CDS encoding uncharacterized protein (predicted protein) is translated as MIMTFLMKRKNGRKPPLPYTASPLELLWADILLVLRSLWSLPGILLPLTPSDELCELYPSTENMANVVAHVCLALSQVAFLLSVLGCFFLMVPALWISLYVAAFVWVNRVICALIFNNADEVLESKVPIEERPEHERERWIFINGVAVGHYWLQNNIDRLAYTFGRKIIGVHNPTDGIVFDVIECLIQRNFTFATPDTRDGYAITKATLLNPKYEKVVLILHSQGGIEGSLIIDWLLDELPENVLRKLEVYTFGNAANHFNNPYKSLLGSGETPASDSTISNQDALVQAEKSVLHIEHYVNAFDFVCVWGVLQFARVPNRYMGRIFVRSGSGHQLNQHYLNTMFTLGPDRRVLDTNKFMEMGARTVEYEKILPKHVRHKRNEVLVTNKRPSDRDRTVQSGLENQHEQRPLKVKDLSRLWQYRNGGSPVDG